The following are from one region of the Salicibibacter kimchii genome:
- a CDS encoding fumarylacetoacetate hydrolase family protein gives MNAKAFIQGSPLSKTLDVQTTELPDDNLNEKEGKWDVPVSGTIYGVALNYKESLQAYESAFHEKPYNQPPQAPILYIKPKNTWTPHRSTVYLPEDITELQTGPSLGIVFKQTATQVSPARALDSVAGFTVVNDLHVPHGNLHRPALKHQARDQFCPIGPWIMDTADVMDPDRLQIKTYINGELAHEANTSSLVRNVRQLISDVTSFMTLTKGDVLMAGVPYGTPKIKSGDNVQVKIENVGMLENSILSGGDQ, from the coding sequence ATGAATGCAAAAGCTTTTATCCAGGGATCGCCCCTAAGCAAGACTTTGGATGTGCAAACAACAGAATTACCTGATGACAACCTGAACGAGAAAGAAGGCAAATGGGACGTCCCTGTTTCTGGAACCATTTATGGAGTCGCTCTAAATTATAAAGAGAGTTTGCAAGCGTATGAGTCAGCTTTTCATGAAAAACCATACAATCAACCACCCCAGGCACCCATCTTGTATATTAAACCAAAAAATACATGGACGCCACACCGCTCAACCGTTTATCTGCCTGAAGACATCACTGAATTGCAGACCGGTCCATCTCTTGGTATTGTTTTCAAACAAACCGCTACACAGGTGAGCCCTGCTCGTGCACTCGACAGTGTAGCTGGATTTACAGTTGTCAACGACCTGCATGTCCCTCACGGGAATCTACATCGCCCGGCGTTAAAACATCAAGCTCGCGATCAATTTTGTCCGATCGGTCCATGGATTATGGATACAGCCGACGTGATGGATCCAGATCGATTACAAATCAAAACATATATTAATGGGGAACTTGCGCACGAGGCCAATACATCTTCACTCGTTCGAAACGTTCGCCAGCTGATCAGCGACGTCACTTCCTTTATGACATTGACGAAAGGCGATGTGTTAATGGCCGGCGTACCGTACGGAACACCGAAAATCAAAAGTGGTGATAATGTTCAGGTTAAGATTGAAAATGTTGGAATGTTAGAAAACAGCATTTTGTCAGGAGGGGATCAGTGA
- a CDS encoding GntR family transcriptional regulator yields MEAKESKINKTKYAYEVIRTRILDGTYTQGQRIIIDQIAKEVGSSHIPVREALRQLEADQLIKYEQNIGAVVRSINDNVYKESLELLAVLEGYATAESTPYITPDDLQELTSINEQLREVVQNYELQRFGELNQMFHMAIYKRCPNQLLVQDITKVWQRLDSVRNGGISFYPSRAPQSITEHETLLSMIAENKPPYEIEAFARGHKLNTLHAFKNKS; encoded by the coding sequence ATGGAAGCTAAAGAAAGCAAGATAAATAAAACAAAATACGCCTATGAAGTTATTCGAACACGTATTTTAGATGGCACTTACACCCAAGGACAACGCATCATTATTGACCAAATCGCTAAGGAGGTCGGATCCAGCCACATTCCTGTTCGAGAAGCTTTACGACAACTCGAAGCAGATCAATTGATTAAATATGAACAGAACATTGGTGCCGTTGTTCGTTCAATCAATGATAATGTTTATAAAGAATCACTTGAATTGCTCGCTGTTCTCGAAGGGTACGCAACTGCGGAAAGCACACCCTATATTACTCCAGATGACCTTCAAGAACTTACTTCCATCAATGAACAATTAAGAGAAGTTGTTCAAAACTACGAATTACAGCGTTTTGGAGAGCTTAACCAGATGTTTCACATGGCCATTTACAAGCGCTGTCCAAATCAACTACTCGTTCAAGATATTACTAAGGTTTGGCAGCGTTTGGATAGTGTCCGCAATGGGGGGATATCTTTTTACCCTTCCAGAGCCCCCCAATCGATAACCGAACATGAGACATTATTAAGCATGATAGCTGAAAACAAACCACCATATGAAATTGAGGCTTTTGCCCGAGGTCATAAACTGAATACCTTACATGCCTTTAAAAACAAATCGTGA
- a CDS encoding LysR family transcriptional regulator: MRRLRYFKTIADEGQITRAAKKLHIAQPPLSQQLKLLEEELNVTLFERNGRSLILTESGETLYRKASYILNEIEDTMAEVQAVDSGAKGVLKIGANKSCFAYLLQQITHIRERFPGVQFKIREGDTYTLTKEIHEREIELAIVRLPANETEFSTVPIPPEPYMFVVSNQWEGFGEKDSVFMRDLDGIPLLLLHRLSGKGQFEIVTDEFKRLGFNPNIVVECPDAAMLLSLTAAGTGGTIVPKSTLEAFSQENLRVFHLKDFKAQAEAALLWGKDRFLSKAAREVIANMEELY, encoded by the coding sequence ATGAGACGGTTGCGTTATTTTAAAACGATCGCAGATGAAGGACAAATCACTCGTGCCGCCAAAAAATTGCACATTGCTCAGCCCCCTCTAAGCCAACAACTCAAGCTGTTAGAAGAAGAACTTAATGTCACATTATTCGAAAGAAATGGCCGGTCGTTGATATTAACTGAATCAGGGGAGACGCTATATCGCAAAGCGTCTTATATATTAAATGAAATCGAGGATACAATGGCAGAAGTGCAAGCCGTCGATAGTGGCGCCAAGGGTGTTCTCAAAATCGGAGCAAACAAATCTTGTTTTGCTTATCTGCTCCAACAGATCACCCACATTCGTGAACGATTTCCAGGTGTCCAATTTAAAATTCGAGAAGGAGATACGTACACACTAACAAAAGAAATCCACGAAAGGGAAATTGAGCTTGCCATTGTGCGATTACCGGCAAATGAGACAGAGTTTTCTACAGTGCCTATCCCGCCAGAGCCATATATGTTTGTAGTTTCTAATCAATGGGAAGGATTTGGTGAAAAAGACAGTGTATTTATGAGAGATCTAGATGGTATCCCACTCCTTCTCCTTCATCGCTTAAGCGGGAAAGGGCAGTTTGAAATCGTCACCGACGAGTTCAAACGACTCGGCTTCAATCCTAACATTGTCGTAGAATGCCCAGATGCCGCCATGTTGTTATCTCTTACAGCAGCCGGCACAGGGGGGACCATTGTGCCCAAATCAACACTCGAAGCATTTTCACAAGAAAACTTACGCGTTTTTCACCTAAAAGATTTCAAAGCCCAGGCGGAAGCTGCACTACTTTGGGGAAAAGATCGATTTCTTTCAAAAGCGGCGCGCGAGGTCATTGCCAATATGGAAGAGCTTTATTAA
- the hpaB gene encoding 4-hydroxyphenylacetate 3-monooxygenase, oxygenase component: MPAKTGEQYKQGLKEANNNVYIHGERVEDPTTHPAFKNVIDSMANLYDLQYEKPEKMLYTSPTSGEKVGMTFLRPESIEDLVKRREAIQEWARTSGGMMGRSPDYLNAEVMAMGVANDLFAEDDQMFADNARRFYEYARENDISLTHTLIHPQVNREKAQHEQKDANVALHLKEKREDGIIVEGVRLLATQGGITDEILVFPSTVKPAGELDDPYSLAFVVPNNTDGLKFISRESFDYGKSEWDHPLGSRFEEGDAIVYFDNVFVPWDRVFVCGNSSICNRTFLETNAVVHMSHQVVAKNVVKTEFVLGTVLKLMESIGIDGFQHVKDKGTEIMLALETMKSHLYRAEQNATLDKWGTMTPDFEALNAARNWYPNVYPRLVEILRILGASGLMGIPTEADFQNEELGPIVNRALQSKNMEGYERVKLFRLAWDLTLSSFGSRQMHYEYYFFGDPIKMRMSYFDSYDKEPYKAYVQDFLDQVKSSKPGHVNS, translated from the coding sequence GTGCCGGCGAAAACAGGCGAACAATATAAACAAGGGTTAAAAGAAGCGAATAACAATGTCTACATTCATGGGGAACGCGTCGAGGATCCCACGACTCATCCAGCGTTCAAAAATGTGATCGATTCCATGGCGAACCTCTATGATCTACAGTACGAAAAGCCGGAGAAAATGTTGTACACGTCACCAACGAGCGGTGAAAAAGTTGGAATGACATTTCTTCGCCCGGAATCCATTGAGGATCTAGTCAAAAGGCGTGAAGCGATTCAAGAATGGGCAAGAACATCCGGTGGGATGATGGGACGTTCACCTGATTACCTGAACGCAGAAGTTATGGCGATGGGCGTTGCCAATGATCTTTTTGCAGAAGATGATCAAATGTTTGCGGATAATGCCCGCAGGTTCTATGAATATGCACGGGAAAATGACATCAGCTTGACCCATACGCTCATCCATCCCCAAGTTAATCGTGAAAAAGCGCAACACGAACAAAAGGATGCAAACGTGGCCCTGCATTTAAAAGAAAAACGTGAAGACGGCATCATCGTAGAAGGGGTACGCCTGCTAGCGACTCAAGGCGGAATCACTGATGAAATACTCGTTTTCCCTTCAACCGTAAAACCGGCTGGAGAACTTGATGATCCGTATTCGCTTGCTTTCGTTGTGCCAAATAATACAGATGGATTGAAATTTATTAGCCGTGAATCATTCGATTACGGAAAATCAGAATGGGACCATCCGTTGGGCAGCCGTTTTGAAGAAGGCGATGCCATCGTATATTTTGATAACGTTTTCGTGCCGTGGGATCGTGTCTTCGTCTGTGGAAACTCTTCCATTTGTAACCGTACTTTCTTAGAGACGAACGCGGTTGTTCATATGTCTCACCAAGTGGTAGCCAAAAATGTCGTAAAAACAGAGTTCGTTTTGGGTACGGTGCTTAAACTTATGGAATCAATCGGGATCGACGGGTTCCAACATGTGAAAGATAAAGGAACAGAGATCATGTTGGCGTTGGAAACGATGAAATCTCATTTATACCGTGCCGAGCAAAACGCAACGTTAGATAAATGGGGAACGATGACACCTGATTTTGAAGCTTTAAATGCGGCGAGAAATTGGTATCCGAATGTATATCCACGGTTGGTTGAAATCTTGAGAATTTTGGGTGCGTCCGGTTTGATGGGCATACCAACTGAAGCTGATTTTCAAAATGAAGAGCTTGGACCGATCGTGAATCGCGCGCTCCAGTCTAAGAATATGGAAGGATATGAACGTGTGAAACTTTTCCGTTTAGCCTGGGACCTTACACTCAGTTCATTCGGAAGCCGTCAAATGCACTACGAGTACTACTTCTTTGGAGATCCTATCAAAATGAGAATGAGTTATTTTGACAGCTATGATAAGGAACCATACAAAGCCTATGTTCAAGATTTTTTGGATCAAGTAAAATCATCAAAACCAGGGCATGTCAATTCATAA
- the hpaD gene encoding 3,4-dihydroxyphenylacetate 2,3-dioxygenase has protein sequence MNFDIIRAGRVVFHVEDLERSKTFYDALGFIETERDDHHIYLRGLEEHNHHSICLKKSDEPVAEVISYKVSDDRHLDELASFFEKKGQPIKWKGAGEEKALGRTLRTTDNSGLTIEFYAEMEQAEIMLQRYDLYKGANVQRIDHFNCMVPDVESAYNFYIDELGFRCSEYTAADDEKIWAAWLHRKQSVHDVAFMNGVGPRLHHVGFWLNDPMSLINGCDVLAALDYGPNIERGPGRHGLSNAFFLYLRDPDGHRIELYTGDYLTSDPDFKPKRWDLDDPKRQTFWGHEAPDSWFEEATQFLDLNGKKTETSEPLLEKRKPNFVI, from the coding sequence ATGAATTTTGATATTATCCGTGCAGGCCGTGTCGTTTTCCATGTCGAAGATTTAGAGCGTTCAAAGACGTTTTATGATGCCCTCGGCTTCATTGAAACTGAACGTGATGATCACCATATCTATTTACGGGGGTTAGAAGAGCACAACCACCACAGCATTTGTTTGAAAAAAAGTGATGAACCCGTTGCTGAAGTCATCAGTTACAAAGTATCTGACGATCGTCACTTGGATGAGCTTGCTTCCTTTTTTGAAAAAAAGGGACAGCCGATTAAATGGAAGGGAGCAGGAGAGGAAAAAGCGCTTGGCCGTACGTTGCGCACTACGGATAATTCCGGGCTCACAATAGAATTTTATGCTGAAATGGAACAGGCAGAGATCATGCTGCAGCGCTATGATTTATACAAAGGCGCCAATGTCCAGCGTATTGACCATTTTAACTGTATGGTTCCGGATGTTGAATCGGCGTATAATTTTTATATTGATGAACTCGGGTTCAGGTGTTCAGAGTATACCGCGGCCGATGACGAAAAAATATGGGCAGCTTGGCTGCACCGGAAACAAAGTGTCCATGATGTTGCATTCATGAACGGAGTAGGTCCACGCCTCCACCATGTTGGTTTTTGGTTGAACGATCCGATGAGTCTCATCAACGGCTGCGATGTATTGGCCGCATTGGATTATGGTCCGAATATCGAAAGAGGGCCGGGACGTCATGGATTATCCAACGCCTTTTTCCTCTATTTACGAGATCCTGATGGTCATCGTATAGAATTGTACACTGGAGACTATTTGACCAGTGACCCTGATTTCAAACCAAAACGTTGGGATCTGGATGATCCGAAACGTCAAACTTTTTGGGGACATGAAGCTCCGGACAGTTGGTTTGAAGAGGCCACACAGTTTTTGGATCTGAATGGAAAGAAAACGGAGACTTCTGAGCCGCTTTTAGAGAAGAGAAAACCGAACTTCGTGATATAA
- a CDS encoding flavin reductase family protein, with amino-acid sequence MDDKLFRAAMGKFATGVTIITTEIDGEVRGMTANAFMSVSMDPKLILISVGHKAKMKEQIEASGQFAVNVLSNDQKEMSMIFAGQKTDTHDVEFNYFEGLPVIDNSLVSIACDVHNSHDEGDHTLFIGKVKNIEIQDGDPLAFHEGSYKQLQEA; translated from the coding sequence ATGGATGATAAATTGTTCAGAGCAGCAATGGGGAAATTCGCGACAGGCGTGACCATTATAACGACGGAAATTGATGGTGAAGTTCGCGGAATGACGGCGAATGCCTTCATGTCAGTATCAATGGATCCTAAACTCATATTGATCTCTGTCGGCCATAAAGCAAAAATGAAGGAACAGATTGAAGCATCAGGACAGTTCGCAGTCAATGTGCTCTCGAATGACCAAAAGGAAATGTCTATGATATTCGCCGGACAGAAAACAGATACACACGATGTAGAATTTAATTATTTTGAAGGACTGCCGGTTATTGATAACTCTCTGGTCTCTATCGCTTGCGATGTTCATAACAGTCACGATGAAGGGGACCACACATTATTCATCGGAAAAGTAAAGAATATAGAGATCCAAGACGGCGATCCATTGGCGTTTCATGAGGGTTCCTACAAGCAATTACAAGAAGCGTAA
- a CDS encoding helix-turn-helix domain-containing protein, translated as MNEFQVSNGIFFPPFQPNLEIDTDYYIEHRTNSYLHQTSLLFYQFQSKEKEQIPVIPDGCVDILFCCQSENSYATIYGSVYHEQPITIRKNCEYFGVRIPPAYTIEGLKPSMKEIFNRNYPLAETVPLMTFIEELFVKEHDFQGKVKLFMDYFGPIIKPNYTSKSLIGHGLNHIYTKYGQTSIQELAEETGYSTRYLRKKFNDNIGISPKLLSDIIRFQFALRLLKNKYAIEDVIFESGYYDQPHIIKEFKKFGSITPQQFINTFNCK; from the coding sequence ATGAATGAGTTTCAAGTAAGCAACGGAATATTCTTTCCACCCTTTCAACCAAATCTTGAAATAGATACAGACTATTATATAGAACATAGAACGAATAGTTATTTGCATCAAACGAGCTTGCTATTTTACCAGTTTCAATCAAAAGAGAAAGAACAAATCCCTGTTATTCCTGACGGTTGTGTCGATATTTTGTTTTGTTGCCAATCAGAAAATTCTTATGCCACTATTTATGGAAGTGTTTATCATGAACAGCCAATAACCATTCGTAAAAACTGCGAGTACTTTGGTGTAAGAATCCCTCCAGCGTATACGATAGAAGGTTTAAAACCCTCCATGAAAGAAATATTTAATCGTAACTATCCACTAGCTGAAACAGTGCCATTAATGACGTTCATTGAAGAACTATTCGTCAAGGAACATGATTTCCAAGGGAAGGTCAAACTTTTCATGGACTATTTTGGCCCTATTATTAAGCCTAATTACACCTCTAAAAGTTTAATCGGACATGGGCTCAATCATATCTATACAAAATATGGTCAGACCAGTATACAGGAATTAGCAGAAGAAACTGGTTATTCCACAAGATATTTAAGGAAAAAGTTCAATGATAACATCGGTATCTCACCGAAACTATTAAGTGATATTATACGTTTTCAATTTGCATTAAGGTTGTTAAAAAATAAATATGCAATAGAAGATGTCATTTTTGAAAGCGGCTATTATGACCAGCCTCATATAATCAAAGAATTTAAGAAATTTGGATCCATCACGCCTCAACAATTTATAAACACTTTTAATTGTAAGTAG
- a CDS encoding aspartate aminotransferase family protein, whose translation MKDISLKSNVHELTELDKKHFLHPLTPPKMQYEQGPPIIVSEGKGVYVKNESGDTYIDGMSMLWNVNLGHGQEELAEAAKEQMKKMAFSSSFNGYSNEPAIRLSEKIASLAPGDMNVVFFTSGGSEANDTAFKLARYYWKLKGQQDRGKVISLSRSYHGVAQGSTSATGIPEFNSIVGSQAPDYLHAEPHLLDCERGDRDNEHYHKSVRGIIEQEGAENIAAIILEPVMGAGGVFTPPEGYLQALRDLCDEKDILMITDEIICGFGRTGENFGVDNWNVTPDMLTFAKGSTSGYIPLGGVVMREKIRDEMLQSEDVLFHGFTYSGHPTSCAVALKNLEILERDNIKDNVKNMEQVFKTELQKLEDKHQHVTKTRAIGLLGAFELYKDRNKEEPFDPEVGAAFKVVDECFKRNLILRFIDWKGSNIVAIAPPLIVNKQEMEDIFKIIDEALTAFENAFDSF comes from the coding sequence ATGAAGGATATCTCATTGAAATCAAATGTGCACGAACTTACTGAATTGGACAAGAAACATTTTTTACACCCATTAACTCCACCCAAAATGCAATATGAACAGGGACCGCCAATTATTGTCTCAGAAGGCAAGGGTGTCTATGTCAAAAATGAAAGCGGTGACACGTACATTGATGGTATGTCGATGTTGTGGAATGTAAACCTTGGACATGGACAAGAGGAACTGGCAGAAGCTGCAAAAGAACAAATGAAAAAAATGGCATTTAGTTCATCTTTTAATGGTTATTCCAATGAGCCGGCCATCCGTTTATCCGAAAAGATTGCTTCGCTTGCGCCTGGAGATATGAATGTCGTTTTTTTTACATCCGGTGGGTCTGAAGCCAATGACACTGCTTTCAAACTGGCAAGGTATTACTGGAAACTAAAAGGACAGCAAGACCGGGGTAAAGTGATCAGCTTAAGCCGCAGTTATCACGGAGTGGCTCAAGGGTCAACAAGTGCCACTGGAATACCAGAATTCAATAGCATAGTAGGTTCACAAGCTCCGGACTACCTTCATGCCGAGCCGCATCTATTAGATTGTGAACGTGGAGACAGAGATAATGAACATTATCACAAAAGTGTAAGAGGGATTATTGAACAGGAAGGGGCAGAAAACATCGCCGCCATTATTTTAGAGCCGGTAATGGGCGCAGGTGGTGTGTTCACACCTCCTGAAGGATATTTGCAAGCGCTTCGGGACTTGTGTGATGAGAAAGATATTTTGATGATTACAGATGAAATCATTTGCGGATTTGGCCGTACAGGAGAGAACTTTGGGGTGGATAACTGGAATGTTACACCTGATATGTTGACATTTGCAAAAGGAAGCACGAGTGGCTATATTCCACTTGGCGGTGTTGTGATGCGAGAGAAAATTCGTGATGAAATGCTTCAATCCGAAGATGTTTTATTCCATGGTTTCACTTACAGTGGTCACCCTACCTCTTGTGCAGTAGCATTAAAAAACCTCGAAATTCTTGAACGTGATAATATTAAAGACAATGTCAAAAATATGGAGCAAGTATTTAAAACAGAGTTACAGAAATTAGAAGATAAACATCAACACGTAACAAAAACAAGAGCTATAGGGCTCCTTGGAGCGTTTGAATTATATAAAGATCGTAATAAAGAGGAACCTTTTGACCCCGAAGTTGGGGCGGCTTTTAAAGTAGTAGATGAATGTTTTAAACGTAATTTAATTCTGCGTTTCATTGACTGGAAAGGGTCAAATATTGTAGCAATTGCACCGCCATTAATTGTTAACAAGCAAGAAATGGAGGATATTTTCAAAATCATTGATGAGGCATTAACAGCATTTGAAAATGCTTTTGACTCGTTTTAA
- a CDS encoding iron-containing alcohol dehydrogenase, whose product MEFQYGIPSQATFGHGVVKKVGEVLSELEATKVLFVCDEGVKKAGIVDKVQTYMEEKNVAIVPYSNVVPNPPETVLDEGADLAKKEQVEAVVAVGGGSSIDTAKALNILITNPTPINQYDGINNIKNPTKPLIAIPTTSGTGSEVTSITVITDTKQKKKMVIGGRHCGADIALVDPELTMGLPPTITAATGMDALTHGIESYVSNFASVPSDVNGLKAIELISNNIVEAYQNGNNVEARTNMLLGSMLAGYAFNSALLGLVHAIAHPLSVYCGLPHGVANASTLSYAMAFNARDENVQKLYRDIGRSMGVQVDGLSDVDAAYKTLEAIKSLSDQVQIPTLSEAGVKREQFDVLAEATLNEEISIMANPTKVTKEDVLEILDLAYLGSDIQDIKYLQSTVK is encoded by the coding sequence ATGGAATTTCAGTATGGCATTCCAAGTCAGGCAACTTTTGGTCATGGTGTAGTTAAAAAAGTGGGGGAAGTATTAAGTGAGTTAGAAGCTACGAAAGTTTTATTTGTTTGTGATGAAGGGGTTAAAAAAGCTGGAATCGTTGATAAGGTACAAACTTACATGGAAGAGAAGAATGTGGCAATTGTTCCATACTCCAATGTTGTGCCGAATCCTCCGGAAACGGTTTTAGATGAAGGGGCTGATTTAGCGAAAAAAGAACAGGTAGAGGCAGTTGTTGCTGTTGGCGGAGGGAGTTCGATAGATACCGCAAAGGCGCTCAATATTTTAATTACAAATCCAACCCCGATTAACCAATATGATGGAATCAATAATATAAAAAATCCGACAAAACCTTTAATCGCCATTCCTACAACTTCAGGAACAGGAAGTGAAGTAACTTCTATCACCGTTATTACGGATACAAAACAAAAAAAGAAAATGGTGATCGGAGGCCGTCATTGCGGAGCGGATATTGCTTTGGTGGATCCTGAATTAACAATGGGACTGCCGCCGACGATTACAGCTGCAACGGGGATGGATGCGCTTACTCATGGAATCGAATCGTATGTTTCTAATTTCGCTTCGGTACCAAGTGATGTGAATGGCCTGAAGGCAATAGAACTAATCTCTAACAATATTGTCGAAGCCTATCAAAATGGGAACAATGTAGAGGCTCGTACGAATATGCTACTTGGGAGTATGCTCGCCGGTTACGCATTTAATTCAGCATTACTTGGACTGGTTCATGCAATAGCCCATCCGCTTAGTGTATATTGCGGTCTGCCGCACGGTGTTGCAAATGCTTCTACGTTGTCGTATGCAATGGCCTTTAATGCGAGGGACGAGAATGTCCAAAAACTGTATAGAGATATTGGCAGGAGTATGGGTGTTCAGGTAGATGGCTTATCAGATGTAGACGCCGCTTACAAAACACTGGAAGCGATAAAGAGTTTGTCTGATCAAGTTCAAATTCCTACATTAAGTGAGGCAGGGGTTAAACGAGAGCAATTTGACGTTTTAGCAGAAGCAACATTGAACGAAGAAATCAGTATTATGGCTAACCCTACTAAAGTTACCAAGGAAGATGTTTTGGAAATCCTGGATCTTGCATACCTAGGTTCAGATATTCAGGACATAAAATATTTACAGTCGACGGTTAAATAA
- a CDS encoding aldehyde dehydrogenase family protein, whose protein sequence is MSYTLDTSLVSQLSKSYINGKWVDGKSGKDYDIKDPYDDSIVSTVQLANKEQIQEAFKTAKEAQREWKKTSADERREILTRALNYLKENKEDILKLIIRETGGTALKAEVEFGFGVGDMEDAIPMVDEIYQPKDYTSNTPDKLNRVYQLPLGVITSITPFNFPLNMATRTIFPALALGNSVVHKPDVQVGLVGGQIFAKAFEEAGLPAGVFNSILTDVDEAGDEFITNPNADFISFTGSPAVGRHIKEKTSTSMKPLALELGGNNPLVILEDADVDHAVNIATFGKFMHNGQICAITNRTIVHENVYDEFIQKYTERVKTLKAGDPKDSETIIGPLINEEQADKVMDLVGKAKDEGLKVAVEGERNGNVISPYVFVDVPNESTLASTEIFGPVAQVIQAKSDEDAIRIANDTEFGLSAAIVTNDLDKGERLALEIESGTTHVNDMPAVLEANVPFGGVKNSGIGRFGHEWAIEELTTTKWVSVQKEKLDYPF, encoded by the coding sequence ATGTCATACACATTAGACACATCGTTAGTTAGTCAATTATCAAAAAGCTATATTAATGGAAAATGGGTAGATGGAAAAAGCGGGAAAGATTATGACATAAAAGACCCTTATGATGATTCTATTGTTTCCACTGTTCAGCTTGCAAATAAAGAACAGATACAAGAAGCATTTAAGACAGCTAAAGAAGCGCAGAGAGAATGGAAAAAAACGAGCGCAGATGAAAGAAGAGAAATATTAACGAGAGCTTTAAATTATCTGAAAGAAAATAAAGAAGACATTCTTAAACTGATCATCCGCGAAACCGGTGGTACTGCATTAAAAGCGGAAGTAGAATTCGGCTTTGGTGTCGGCGATATGGAAGATGCTATTCCAATGGTGGATGAAATCTATCAGCCCAAAGACTATACGTCTAACACACCTGATAAATTAAATCGTGTGTATCAGTTACCACTTGGCGTCATTACGTCAATTACCCCATTTAACTTTCCACTAAATATGGCAACGAGGACCATTTTTCCTGCGCTCGCACTAGGAAATTCGGTGGTTCACAAACCGGATGTTCAAGTTGGTCTTGTTGGCGGACAAATTTTCGCTAAAGCTTTTGAAGAAGCAGGGCTCCCGGCAGGTGTGTTCAACTCGATCTTAACCGATGTTGACGAAGCCGGGGATGAGTTTATAACCAATCCAAACGCCGACTTTATTAGCTTTACAGGATCCCCTGCAGTTGGAAGACATATTAAGGAAAAAACAAGTACAAGCATGAAGCCATTGGCACTCGAGCTTGGCGGAAACAACCCGTTAGTGATCCTTGAAGACGCTGATGTAGATCATGCTGTAAATATCGCTACATTTGGTAAATTTATGCATAATGGGCAAATCTGCGCGATCACAAACCGCACGATCGTTCATGAAAATGTTTATGATGAATTTATTCAAAAATATACGGAGCGTGTGAAAACACTTAAAGCGGGAGATCCGAAAGACTCGGAAACGATTATCGGCCCGTTAATTAATGAGGAACAGGCAGATAAAGTTATGGACTTAGTTGGGAAAGCAAAAGATGAAGGGTTAAAGGTTGCTGTTGAAGGAGAGCGCAACGGGAATGTTATTTCTCCTTATGTATTTGTGGACGTACCAAATGAATCAACACTTGCTTCCACAGAAATTTTTGGCCCGGTTGCTCAAGTTATCCAGGCAAAAAGTGATGAGGATGCCATCCGGATTGCAAACGACACAGAATTCGGCCTTTCCGCAGCAATCGTAACAAATGACCTCGATAAAGGGGAGCGATTGGCACTTGAAATTGAGTCTGGAACCACGCACGTAAACGATATGCCGGCGGTGTTAGAGGCAAATGTTCCATTCGGCGGCGTGAAAAATAGTGGTATCGGCCGTTTTGGTCATGAATGGGCAATAGAAGAGCTGACAACAACTAAATGGGTGTCCGTGCAGAAAGAAAAACTTGATTATCCATTCTGA